The Sulfitobacter sp. SK011 genome has a window encoding:
- a CDS encoding ABC transporter permease: MGLFILRRLGVMLLTALCLTFIVFWLTNLYPNLEKLAKTQGNFRMSDEAVASYLGDRGYLQPTYDKFGEWLGVMPGWVTEKEDGKVFGRCFPEGTPEAERPTRCGILQGDWGFSTVFKDDVGATVLTRLALTGKLMLWVLILMVPTALLVGVLAGMREGSKLDRSLSTFSIATTATPEYVSGVIFIAVLASSKFGISPWLSEIGLLESKTLFLGSATSAMDSANFWNFFLPVLTISLYGMGYIARMTRASMTEVMTAQYIRTARLKGVKFSDIVLKHALRNALIAPFTVIMLQIPWLLNGVVIVETLFNYKGFGWLLVQAASNNDIELLLAVSVVSVVVVLVTQLISDIGYVYLNPRIRIS, translated from the coding sequence ATGGGACTATTCATACTTCGCCGCCTGGGCGTGATGTTGCTGACGGCGCTGTGCCTGACGTTCATCGTGTTCTGGCTGACCAATCTCTATCCAAACCTTGAAAAGCTGGCCAAGACGCAAGGCAACTTCCGGATGTCGGATGAAGCGGTTGCCAGCTATCTGGGCGACCGTGGCTATCTGCAACCCACCTACGACAAGTTTGGCGAATGGTTGGGCGTCATGCCGGGATGGGTCACGGAAAAAGAAGATGGCAAGGTATTTGGCCGCTGCTTTCCAGAAGGCACCCCCGAGGCGGAGCGCCCGACACGCTGCGGTATCCTGCAGGGTGACTGGGGGTTCTCAACCGTATTCAAGGATGATGTCGGGGCGACAGTGCTGACCCGGTTGGCGCTGACCGGAAAGCTCATGCTTTGGGTGTTGATCCTGATGGTGCCAACGGCGCTGCTTGTCGGTGTATTGGCGGGCATGCGCGAGGGATCAAAGCTTGACCGGTCGCTGTCCACCTTTTCGATCGCCACAACCGCAACACCCGAATATGTCTCCGGCGTTATTTTCATTGCGGTTCTGGCGTCCTCAAAGTTTGGCATATCACCCTGGCTGAGCGAGATCGGGCTTTTGGAAAGCAAGACCCTGTTCCTTGGCTCTGCCACCAGCGCCATGGATAGCGCAAATTTCTGGAACTTCTTTTTGCCGGTGCTGACCATTTCGCTATATGGGATGGGCTATATTGCGCGGATGACACGGGCCTCGATGACCGAGGTGATGACCGCACAATATATCCGCACCGCGCGTCTGAAAGGCGTTAAATTCAGCGACATCGTGTTAAAACACGCGCTGCGTAACGCGCTGATTGCACCGTTTACAGTGATCATGTTGCAGATCCCCTGGTTGCTGAATGGGGTGGTCATCGTTGAGACCCTGTTCAACTACAAGGGCTTTGGCTGGCTCTTGGTACAGGCGGCCTCCAACAACGATATTGAGCTGTTGCTGGCAGTGTCGGTCGTTTCAGTTGTCGTGGTGCTGGTGACGCAGCTGATATCGGATATCGGCTATGTTTACCTGAACCCACGCATTCGCATTTCTTAA
- a CDS encoding AraC family transcriptional regulator, whose product MTEHSFDIKIQTLPQLTAGQDWKLQLAHDRPHHLLIWITRGQGRVLLDGQRRGLGVHNALLIPSGALFALDLGRQGMGQVVVIPQGTPLRLPEIPRHLRIRDVHVQTELNGLIEAAQREQNSQRPLRQDALEAHAALMSVWLRRQIMQEEHVPTRRNAAARLSARYCAMVSARYASGAPMADYAAELGVTPTHLTRAVKAATGKTAADLLTERVVYAARSLLSETIQPAQDIARHLGFGSAAYFTRFMQQHTGHAPSKLRAAKPGQENNRQSRP is encoded by the coding sequence ATGACTGAGCACTCCTTTGACATCAAGATCCAGACCTTGCCGCAATTGACCGCCGGACAGGACTGGAAACTGCAGCTTGCCCATGACCGCCCACACCATCTGCTGATCTGGATTACCCGTGGACAGGGCCGCGTGTTGCTTGATGGGCAACGCCGGGGTCTGGGGGTGCACAACGCGCTGTTGATCCCGTCGGGTGCGCTTTTTGCCCTTGATCTGGGTCGGCAGGGCATGGGGCAAGTGGTGGTGATCCCGCAAGGCACGCCGCTCAGGTTGCCTGAAATTCCACGCCATCTCAGAATCAGGGATGTCCATGTGCAAACAGAGCTTAACGGCCTGATTGAAGCCGCACAGCGCGAACAAAATTCGCAGCGCCCCCTGCGTCAGGACGCATTGGAAGCACATGCGGCGCTGATGTCTGTCTGGCTCAGACGACAGATCATGCAAGAGGAACATGTGCCCACCCGCCGCAACGCCGCTGCCCGGCTCAGCGCACGGTACTGTGCAATGGTATCTGCACGCTATGCCAGCGGCGCACCAATGGCCGACTATGCCGCCGAGCTTGGCGTGACACCCACCCATCTGACCCGTGCGGTCAAGGCCGCCACCGGCAAAACCGCGGCTGATCTGTTGACCGAACGTGTGGTTTACGCGGCCCGCAGTCTCTTGAGTGAAACCATACAGCCCGCTCAGGACATTGCCCGACATCTTGGATTTGGATCAGCCGCCTATTTCACCCGATTTATGCAGCAACATACGGGACATGCGCCCAGCAAGCTGCGCGCGGCAAAGCCCGGGCAAGAGAACAACAGACAAAGCCGCCCCTGA
- the miaA gene encoding tRNA (adenosine(37)-N6)-dimethylallyltransferase MiaA has protein sequence MPIAASDLLEQLSPDQPVLIAGPTASGKSALALEIAERQGGVIVNADASQVYACWRVITARPSAEEEARAPHLLYGHIAATQAYSTGHWLREVAGLLDGVRPIIVGGTGLYFTALTQGLADIPATPPAVRAQGDALEHAQLLAGIDPETAKRIDIMNRVRVQRAWEVQQATGRGLAAWQDNTAPPLLPLDRCFPIVIDADKDWLNNRIAQRFDLMIDGGALDEVAAVQPTYDPALPAHRAIGVPELMAHLRGDMTLDQARNAAVTATRQFAKRQRTWMRSKMATWAHIHQP, from the coding sequence ATGCCAATTGCCGCCTCTGATCTGCTGGAACAGCTGTCGCCTGATCAGCCCGTCCTGATTGCAGGCCCGACCGCGTCGGGTAAATCGGCGCTGGCGCTTGAGATTGCCGAACGGCAGGGCGGCGTCATCGTAAATGCCGATGCCTCGCAGGTTTATGCGTGCTGGCGGGTGATCACCGCGCGCCCCTCTGCCGAAGAAGAGGCGCGCGCGCCGCATCTGCTTTATGGGCATATTGCGGCCACCCAAGCCTATTCCACCGGCCACTGGCTGCGCGAGGTGGCGGGATTGCTGGACGGGGTCAGGCCGATCATCGTGGGCGGTACCGGGCTTTATTTTACCGCTCTGACGCAGGGTCTGGCCGATATCCCGGCCACGCCACCCGCGGTCCGCGCGCAGGGCGATGCACTGGAGCACGCACAATTGCTGGCCGGGATTGACCCCGAAACCGCCAAACGGATCGACATCATGAACCGGGTCCGCGTACAGCGGGCATGGGAAGTTCAGCAAGCAACCGGGCGGGGTCTGGCCGCATGGCAGGACAATACGGCCCCGCCGCTTTTGCCGCTGGATCGGTGTTTTCCCATTGTGATCGACGCGGACAAGGACTGGTTGAACAATCGGATCGCGCAGCGGTTTGACCTGATGATCGACGGCGGTGCGTTGGACGAGGTTGCAGCAGTTCAGCCGACCTATGATCCTGCCCTGCCTGCGCACCGCGCCATTGGGGTGCCGGAACTGATGGCGCATCTGCGCGGTGACATGACGCTTGATCAGGCACGAAACGCCGCTGTGACCGCCACCCGGCAATTTGCCAAACGACAACGCACCTGGATGCGCAGCAAAATGGCAACGTGGGCGCATATTCACCAGCCTTGA
- the pyrH gene encoding UMP kinase, giving the protein MSDATPQDAPQSTFKRVMLKISGEALMGDQGFGLHPPTVERIAREVQTVHEMGVEICMVIGGGNIFRGLQGSAQGMERTTADYMGMLATVMNALAMQSALEGLGIHTRVISAITMNEVAEPYIRRRAVRHLEKKRVCIFAAGTGNPYFTTDTAATLRANEMSCEAIFKGTKVDGVYDKDPNKFADAKRYDTVSYDDVLQKRLGVMDASAIALARDNNLPIIVFSLDEPGGFRGILAGEGTYTRVQG; this is encoded by the coding sequence ATGTCCGATGCCACGCCCCAAGACGCCCCGCAGTCCACGTTCAAACGGGTCATGCTCAAGATTTCGGGTGAGGCGCTGATGGGAGATCAGGGGTTCGGCCTGCATCCGCCGACGGTGGAACGGATTGCGCGCGAGGTGCAGACCGTGCACGAAATGGGCGTTGAAATCTGCATGGTCATTGGGGGCGGCAACATCTTTCGGGGCCTGCAAGGGTCGGCTCAGGGGATGGAACGGACCACCGCAGATTACATGGGCATGCTCGCAACGGTAATGAACGCGCTGGCGATGCAATCCGCGCTGGAAGGGCTGGGCATCCACACCCGCGTCATTTCGGCCATCACGATGAACGAGGTGGCAGAGCCCTATATCCGCCGCCGTGCTGTGCGCCACCTTGAGAAAAAACGCGTTTGCATCTTTGCCGCCGGCACCGGCAACCCGTATTTCACCACCGATACCGCCGCCACCCTGCGCGCCAATGAAATGTCCTGCGAGGCGATCTTTAAAGGCACCAAGGTTGACGGTGTCTATGACAAGGACCCCAACAAGTTTGCCGATGCCAAACGCTATGACACGGTCAGCTATGATGACGTTTTGCAAAAGCGTCTGGGTGTGATGGACGCCAGCGCCATTGCACTGGCCCGAGACAACAACCTGCCGATCATTGTGTTCTCATTGGATGAACCGGGCGGTTTCCGTGGCATTCTCGCGGGCGAGGGCACGTACACGCGGGTGCAGGGGTAG
- the frr gene encoding ribosome recycling factor, with amino-acid sequence MAEDFILDTDDLERRMEGAFGALRTEFASLRTGRASASMLEPVMVDAYGSMTPINQVGTVNVPESRMVTINVWDKALVGKVEKAIRESGLGINPQLNGTIIMLPIPELNEERRTQLTKVAGQYAEHARVSVRNVRRDGMDQIKKAKNDGALSEDDQKIWEDEVQEITKKFISRIDDQLETKQAEIMQV; translated from the coding sequence ATGGCAGAAGACTTCATACTTGATACCGACGATCTTGAGCGGCGGATGGAGGGGGCGTTTGGCGCACTGCGCACGGAATTTGCGTCGCTGCGCACAGGGCGCGCCTCGGCGTCTATGTTGGAACCGGTAATGGTCGATGCCTATGGCTCCATGACCCCGATCAATCAGGTCGGCACGGTCAACGTTCCGGAATCGCGGATGGTCACGATCAACGTCTGGGACAAGGCGCTGGTCGGCAAGGTTGAAAAAGCGATCCGCGAATCTGGCTTGGGCATCAATCCACAGCTGAATGGCACCATCATCATGCTGCCGATCCCTGAATTGAACGAAGAACGGCGCACCCAGCTGACCAAAGTCGCGGGCCAATACGCCGAACATGCGCGCGTCAGCGTCCGCAATGTCCGCCGCGACGGCATGGACCAGATCAAAAAAGCCAAGAATGACGGCGCGCTGTCAGAAGATGATCAGAAAATTTGGGAAGATGAAGTTCAGGAAATTACCAAAAAGTTCATCTCCAGGATCGATGATCAACTTGAAACCAAACAAGCCGAGATCATGCAGGTTTAA
- the uppS gene encoding polyprenyl diphosphate synthase, whose translation MSSANLPASGPKTKIVPGGPRHVAIIMDGNGRWATQRGRPRLFGHHAGAKRVREVVESCPDFGVEYLTIFAFSTENWKRTQVEVAGLMSLFRRYIKKETRSLSEFGVRVRFIGDRVRLDDKLIKMMTDLEEATEHNTLVHLTIAINYGSRDEVARATRRLAQDVADGRLDPAAVDEETLPKYLDTYVLPDPDLVIRTSGEARISNFLLWQSAYAEYEFIDTLWPDFSKEEFGRLCAAYGDRDRRFGAVKT comes from the coding sequence ATGAGTTCCGCCAACCTGCCAGCTTCCGGGCCAAAGACCAAAATCGTTCCCGGTGGGCCGCGCCATGTGGCGATCATCATGGATGGCAACGGGCGGTGGGCAACACAGCGCGGCAGACCGCGGTTGTTTGGCCACCATGCGGGGGCCAAAAGAGTACGGGAAGTGGTCGAATCCTGCCCGGATTTTGGCGTCGAATACCTGACGATCTTTGCATTCTCGACGGAGAACTGGAAGCGCACTCAGGTCGAAGTTGCCGGGCTGATGAGCCTTTTTCGGCGCTATATCAAAAAGGAAACCCGCAGCCTGTCTGAATTTGGCGTGCGGGTGCGTTTCATCGGCGACAGGGTCCGGCTTGACGACAAGCTGATCAAGATGATGACCGATCTTGAAGAGGCGACAGAGCACAACACGCTGGTGCACCTGACCATCGCGATAAACTATGGCAGCCGCGACGAGGTCGCCCGCGCCACACGGCGGTTGGCGCAGGATGTGGCAGACGGGCGGCTTGATCCGGCAGCGGTGGATGAAGAAACCTTGCCCAAATATTTGGATACCTACGTTCTTCCCGATCCTGATCTGGTCATCCGCACCAGCGGCGAGGCGAGGATTTCCAACTTTCTGCTGTGGCAATCTGCCTATGCTGAATACGAATTTATCGACACCTTGTGGCCCGACTTTTCCAAAGAAGAATTCGGCCGACTGTGCGCCGCCTACGGCGACCGTGATCGCCGTTTCGGTGCCGTGAAAACCTGA
- a CDS encoding phosphatidate cytidylyltransferase has protein sequence MNTSPEQWSDLTARMASSAAMVLIGLIGIWFGGHIFHALVALICGLMVWELVGMLRPGVRHVQLQLGVLTGFAVFLAIYLPVGFALPILLAPAMIGFGYLSENRTIYMSYTVLILLAGYGMMQVRDDMGFGWLLWLVMVVVVTDVVGYFAGRAFGGPKFWPRVSPKKTWSGTASGWVGAAIVGLLFSINTGVGLQLIGISIAVSMASQMGDIAESGLKRTMGVKDSSDLIPGHGGLLDRFDGMLGASLFLLIIGQFIGFPPGLG, from the coding sequence ATGAACACATCGCCTGAACAATGGTCTGACCTGACAGCGCGGATGGCGTCGTCGGCTGCGATGGTGCTGATCGGATTGATCGGTATCTGGTTTGGGGGGCACATATTTCATGCGCTGGTGGCGCTGATTTGTGGCCTGATGGTCTGGGAGCTGGTTGGCATGCTGCGTCCGGGCGTGCGCCACGTGCAGTTGCAGTTGGGCGTGTTGACCGGGTTCGCGGTCTTCCTTGCGATCTATCTTCCGGTCGGATTCGCCCTGCCGATTTTGCTGGCCCCGGCGATGATCGGATTTGGCTATCTGTCTGAAAACCGGACAATTTATATGTCCTATACCGTGCTGATCCTGCTGGCCGGATACGGCATGATGCAGGTCCGCGATGACATGGGTTTTGGGTGGCTGTTGTGGCTGGTGATGGTTGTGGTTGTCACCGATGTGGTTGGCTATTTTGCCGGTCGCGCTTTTGGCGGGCCAAAATTTTGGCCCCGCGTCAGCCCCAAGAAAACATGGTCCGGCACCGCCTCTGGATGGGTGGGCGCAGCAATTGTGGGGCTGCTCTTTTCGATCAACACCGGCGTGGGTCTGCAATTGATCGGGATATCCATCGCGGTCTCGATGGCATCGCAGATGGGCGATATTGCTGAATCCGGGCTGAAGCGGACGATGGGTGTCAAGGACAGCTCAGACCTGATCCCCGGCCACGGCGGATTGCTGGACCGCTTTGACGGGATGTTGGGAGCCTCATTGTTTTTGCTGATCATCGGCCAGTTTATTGGCTTTCCTCCGGGACTGGGCTGA
- the dxr gene encoding 1-deoxy-D-xylulose-5-phosphate reductoisomerase, with product MPRRISILGATGSIGQNTLDLVRRNAAAYDVVALTGAGNIAQLAADAMEMRAEIAVTARPDLLEDLRDALKGSDVEAAAGADAVVEAASRPADWIMSAIVGAAGLAPGFAALAQGCTLALANKESLVCAGQLLLETAHTHGATILPVDSEHSAIFQALVGEDITAVERIIITASGGAFRDWPLDKLAQATLDQASSHPNWDMGQRITIDSASMFNKAMEVIETREFFGVEPDQIEVLVHPQSMVHALVGFRDGGLMAHVGPPDMRHAIGYALHHPHRAHLPVERLDLAAIGQLDFSTPDDARWPALRLAREVMGTGRLMGAVFNAAKETALDGFIAGQINFTQMAEVVEDAMTQLDRQPGHIDLSMTLDNVHKVDHLAREAAKAAIEKRAG from the coding sequence ATGCCGCGCCGCATCAGTATTCTGGGGGCCACCGGATCCATCGGGCAGAATACCCTCGATCTGGTGCGCCGCAACGCGGCAGCCTACGACGTTGTGGCGCTGACCGGGGCGGGCAACATCGCGCAATTGGCCGCAGATGCGATGGAAATGCGGGCCGAAATCGCGGTAACAGCGCGGCCTGACCTGCTGGAGGATCTGCGCGATGCGCTGAAAGGGTCAGATGTCGAGGCCGCGGCAGGCGCGGATGCGGTTGTTGAGGCGGCCAGCCGTCCGGCAGATTGGATCATGTCGGCAATCGTGGGTGCCGCCGGGCTGGCACCGGGATTTGCCGCACTGGCGCAGGGATGCACGCTGGCGCTTGCCAACAAGGAATCGCTGGTGTGCGCCGGGCAGCTTTTGCTGGAAACGGCCCATACCCACGGCGCGACCATACTGCCCGTCGACAGCGAACATTCTGCGATATTTCAGGCCCTCGTCGGTGAAGATATCACAGCGGTGGAGCGGATCATCATCACCGCCAGCGGTGGCGCGTTTCGCGATTGGCCATTGGATAAACTGGCGCAGGCAACGCTGGATCAGGCGTCGTCCCATCCCAATTGGGACATGGGCCAGCGCATCACCATTGATTCCGCGTCAATGTTCAACAAGGCGATGGAAGTCATTGAAACCCGAGAGTTTTTCGGCGTCGAACCGGACCAGATCGAGGTGCTGGTGCACCCGCAGTCGATGGTGCACGCCCTGGTCGGGTTTCGCGATGGCGGCTTGATGGCGCATGTTGGCCCACCCGATATGCGCCATGCGATCGGATATGCGCTGCACCATCCGCACCGGGCACATCTCCCGGTGGAGCGTCTGGATCTGGCGGCTATCGGCCAGCTTGATTTCTCGACCCCCGACGATGCGCGTTGGCCCGCCCTGCGGCTGGCCCGCGAGGTTATGGGGACGGGCCGATTGATGGGAGCGGTGTTCAACGCCGCCAAGGAAACTGCATTGGACGGATTCATCGCAGGGCAGATCAATTTCACCCAGATGGCCGAGGTGGTTGAGGACGCGATGACACAGCTTGATCGCCAGCCCGGCCATATTGATCTGAGCATGACCCTTGATAACGTGCACAAAGTGGACCATTTGGCACGTGAGGCGGCAAAAGCCGCGATTGAAAAAAGAGCAGGGTAG
- the rseP gene encoding RIP metalloprotease RseP has translation MDILSLLPQFGGLIWTLLAFVVALSVIVAIHEYGHYIVGRWTGIKADVFSLGFGPVLWSRRDKHGTRWQIAALPFGGFVKFAGDANAASGKDEAAMAAVADDPEAKRHTMHGAPLWARTLTVAAGPVFNFALSIIIFFAVALTVGVARDPLTVGEMRPLPNEAQGLQSGDEIAGINGVTTPSMEDEEAYNDFIEGIPQQQVLNYDVVRDGTALSVDGPYLLPPLVNQVVPQSAAFQAGLKSGDVITGVDGEPIFAFQQLKTAVEASDGKALQLNVWRAGENLEFTMTPKSTDEPQPDGSFVKNLRIGIAGGMAFEAATQAPGLGEALWGGVANTWRIIDGSLSGLKQMIVGNISTCNLSGPVGIAQTSGAMASQGAQSFIYFIAVLSTAVGLLNLFPIPALDGGHLVFYAYEAVAGKPPSDGALRVLMTVGVSLVLMLMVFALGNDLFCP, from the coding sequence TTGGATATTTTGAGTTTGTTGCCGCAATTTGGCGGGCTGATCTGGACTTTGCTGGCATTTGTGGTCGCGCTGTCGGTCATCGTGGCGATCCATGAGTACGGCCACTACATCGTCGGGCGCTGGACAGGGATTAAGGCAGACGTGTTTTCACTGGGGTTCGGCCCGGTGCTGTGGTCCCGTCGCGACAAACATGGCACCCGCTGGCAGATCGCCGCCTTGCCCTTTGGCGGCTTCGTGAAATTCGCAGGCGACGCCAATGCCGCATCGGGCAAGGATGAGGCGGCGATGGCAGCGGTTGCTGATGACCCGGAGGCCAAGCGCCACACCATGCACGGTGCACCGCTTTGGGCGCGCACGCTCACAGTGGCAGCGGGGCCTGTGTTCAACTTTGCCCTGTCGATCATCATCTTTTTTGCAGTCGCGCTGACCGTTGGCGTGGCTCGGGACCCGCTGACTGTCGGCGAGATGCGCCCGCTGCCCAATGAGGCACAAGGTCTGCAGTCCGGAGATGAGATTGCGGGCATCAATGGTGTGACCACACCCAGTATGGAAGATGAAGAGGCCTATAATGATTTCATTGAAGGCATCCCACAGCAGCAGGTCCTCAATTACGACGTGGTGCGCGATGGCACCGCTCTGAGCGTTGATGGACCCTATCTGTTGCCACCTTTGGTTAATCAGGTTGTGCCGCAATCAGCCGCCTTTCAGGCGGGGCTCAAATCAGGCGATGTCATCACGGGCGTGGATGGCGAGCCGATCTTTGCCTTTCAGCAATTGAAAACCGCCGTTGAGGCATCGGATGGTAAAGCGCTGCAGCTCAACGTCTGGCGGGCGGGCGAAAACCTTGAGTTTACCATGACCCCCAAGTCCACGGATGAGCCGCAGCCCGACGGCAGCTTTGTGAAAAACCTCCGCATCGGCATTGCCGGTGGGATGGCGTTCGAGGCTGCAACCCAGGCACCCGGTCTGGGTGAGGCGCTTTGGGGCGGTGTGGCGAACACCTGGCGGATCATTGATGGGTCGTTGTCTGGTCTTAAACAGATGATCGTTGGCAACATCAGCACCTGTAATCTGTCAGGCCCGGTGGGTATCGCACAGACTTCCGGTGCCATGGCGAGCCAGGGCGCGCAGTCGTTCATCTACTTCATCGCCGTTTTGTCCACGGCTGTGGGACTGCTGAACCTCTTTCCGATCCCGGCGCTCGATGGCGGGCATCTGGTGTTTTATGCCTATGAGGCTGTGGCTGGCAAACCACCCAGCGATGGTGCTTTGCGCGTCCTGATGACCGTTGGTGTGTCGCTGGTGCTGATGCTGATGGTCTTCGCGCTTGGGAACGATCTATTCTGCCCATGA
- a CDS encoding cryptochrome/photolyase family protein — translation MTRLILVLGDQLTPTLSALEQATQGDIIVMAEVADETTYVPHHPKKIAFVLTAMRKFAAQLRNDGLTVVYTKLDDPENTRSITGELLRRAAEYGTSTVIATEPGEWRLIAALNDLPLDTTVLPDTRFIASHAEFEAWAKDRKELRMEWFYRDMRRKTGLLMDGDKPVGGQWNFDHDNRKAAPKDIHYFGPMQFDPDPEVMALVAQRFDQNFGDLEPMWFATDKEQVLRHFERWLQDALPLFGDFQDAMLNENRFLYHSVIGLYINAGLLDPLAVCRAAEAEYQAGRAPINAVEGFIRQIIGWREYMRGIYFLQGPEYTSRNVLGHTRDLPAFFWGADTSMNCVAKTVEQTKTDAYAHHIQRLMITGNFALLAGIDPGKVHEWYLAVYADAYEWVEAPNVIGMSQYADGGIVGSKPYVSSGAYISRMSDYCKSCAYKVKDKTGKNACPFNLLYWDFLIRHRDRFSGNARMGNMYRTWDRMKPDHQKTVLQDASRFLARMDAGDAV, via the coding sequence ATGACGCGGCTTATTCTGGTTCTTGGTGATCAACTGACACCGACGCTTTCGGCATTGGAACAGGCCACCCAAGGCGACATCATCGTGATGGCCGAAGTCGCGGATGAAACCACCTATGTGCCGCATCACCCCAAGAAGATTGCCTTTGTTCTGACCGCGATGCGCAAATTTGCGGCGCAACTGCGCAATGACGGGCTGACCGTGGTTTACACGAAACTGGATGATCCTGAAAATACGAGATCAATCACCGGCGAGCTGCTGCGCAGGGCCGCAGAATATGGCACCAGCACAGTGATTGCGACAGAACCGGGCGAATGGCGGCTGATTGCGGCATTGAACGATTTGCCACTGGACACAACGGTCCTGCCCGATACGCGGTTCATCGCCTCACACGCCGAGTTCGAGGCATGGGCGAAAGACCGCAAGGAACTGCGGATGGAGTGGTTTTACCGTGACATGCGCCGCAAGACCGGGTTGTTGATGGACGGCGACAAGCCGGTCGGGGGCCAATGGAACTTTGATCATGACAACCGCAAGGCAGCGCCCAAGGACATTCATTATTTCGGCCCGATGCAGTTTGATCCTGACCCGGAGGTGATGGCGCTTGTCGCACAGCGCTTTGATCAGAATTTTGGTGATCTGGAACCGATGTGGTTTGCCACGGACAAGGAACAGGTGCTGCGCCATTTTGAACGGTGGCTGCAGGACGCCTTGCCGCTTTTTGGCGACTTTCAGGATGCAATGCTCAACGAGAACAGGTTTCTTTATCACTCTGTCATTGGCCTTTACATCAACGCAGGCCTGCTTGATCCCCTGGCAGTCTGCCGCGCAGCGGAAGCCGAATATCAGGCGGGCCGCGCACCGATCAATGCCGTGGAAGGGTTCATCCGCCAGATCATCGGTTGGCGCGAATACATGCGTGGCATCTATTTCCTGCAAGGGCCGGAATACACGTCGCGCAACGTGCTGGGCCACACCCGGGACCTGCCGGCCTTCTTTTGGGGCGCGGACACCTCGATGAACTGTGTTGCCAAAACGGTTGAGCAGACCAAGACAGACGCCTACGCCCATCATATCCAGCGCCTGATGATCACCGGAAATTTCGCTCTGCTGGCGGGGATTGATCCGGGGAAGGTGCATGAATGGTATCTGGCGGTTTATGCCGATGCCTATGAATGGGTTGAGGCCCCCAATGTCATCGGGATGAGCCAATATGCTGACGGCGGGATTGTGGGATCAAAACCATATGTGTCCTCAGGGGCCTATATCAGCCGCATGTCTGATTACTGCAAGAGCTGTGCCTACAAGGTCAAGGACAAGACCGGCAAGAATGCCTGTCCTTTCAACCTGCTGTACTGGGATTTCCTGATCCGCCACCGCGACCGGTTTTCAGGCAATGCACGGATGGGCAACATGTACCGCACCTGGGACCGGATGAAGCCCGATCATCAAAAGACGGTGCTGCAAGATGCATCCCGTTTTCTGGCGCGGATGGACGCGGGCGACGCCGTCTAG